The sequence below is a genomic window from Ensifer adhaerens.
ATCACTGCCGTGGAGGGTCGCCGCCCTCAAACTGCAGAACATGCTCGGGATTCACTGGTCGGACCGGGAGATCGCGGTGCAATATGCCGTCCCAGACGCCGTCTGGAAGGGGCCGCTCGGATATTCGGTGACCGGCGATTATACGTGGCGCTTCGTTAAGTCGCTGCAATTGACCGACAGTAACGGTTCTGAACTTAGCGAGGTGAAGACGCCCTACCTGGCAATCGTGGGCTCCGCAGACGAATTGATCGACGCGAGCACGTTGGAACCGGCGATGAAAGAGCTGAATAAGCGCGGAGAGTTTGCAGTTCTGCCGCAAGAAACCCATTTCGGGCTAGTCAATTCGCAGCAAACTTTAGCAATCATTCAGAATTGGCTGTCAAAATTGCAGTGAGGAATGTCTTGTCCGATCGCCGGCAGGACAAGCTGCGGGCGTGGATTTGCGGATTTCCATGTTGCGTTGGGGACATCGGAAATATCCGCATAGCCGGGACACTTCATGCGCACTGAAACGGGCCAGGTCTTCAGCCTGGCGGATTACAAGCCCACAGACTTCATCCTTGAGCGCATCGATCTGACATTCGAGTTGCACCCGCTGGAGACCAAGGTCACCGCGCGGTCGCTCTTCCATCGCCGTTCCGGTGCCGCGCTCAACGCGCCGCTCGTGCTGGATGGCGACGAGTTGATCATGACGTCGCTTCTGCTCGACGGCATCGATCTGGCCCGCGACCGCTACGAAGAGAATGGCCAGCAGCTCATCATCACCGGCCTTCCGGAAGAAATTGCCTTCGAAATCACCGTCGAAACCGTTCTGGCGCCCGCCAACAACACGCAGTTGATGGGGCTCTATCGCTCGAACGGCGTTTACTGCACGCAGTGCGAGGCCGAGGGATTCCGCCGCATCACCTATGCCTATGACCGGCCCGATGCGCTCGGCGTCTACACCGTACATATCATTGCCGACAAGGCGACCTGCCCTGTCATGCTTTCCAACGGCAATTGCATCGGCAAGGCCGGCTATGGCGAAGGCAAGCACTTTGCCTCCTGGTTCGACCCGCATCCGAAGCCATCCTACCTTTTCGCGCTGGTCGCTGGCGATCTCGGCGTCGTCGAGGACACGTTCACGACCATGTCGGGCCGCGAGGTCGCGCTGAAAATATATGTCGAGCACGGCAAGGAGCCGCGCGCGGCCTATGCGATGGATGCGTTGAAGCGCTCCATGCGCTGGGACGAAGAGGTGTTCGGGCGCGAATACGATCTGGACATCTTCATGATCGTCGCCGTTTCCGACTTCAACATGGGGGCCATGGAGAACAAGGGCCTCAACATCTTCAACGACAAATATGTGCTGGCCGATCCAGAGACCGCAACGGATGCCGATTTCGCCAATATCGAAGCGATTATCGCACATGAATATTTCCACAACTGGACCGGAAACCGCATCACCTGCCGAGACTGGTTTCAGCTCTGCCTCAAGGAAGGTCTGACGGTCTATCGCGACCACGAATTCTCCGCTGACCAGCGCTCGCGGGCCGTCAAGCGCATCGCGGAGGTGCGGCATCTGAAATCGGAGCAGTTTCCGGAGGATGCGGGGCCGCTCGCCCATCCCGTGCGCCCGACGCGCTACAAGGAAATCAACAACTTCTATACGTCTACCGTCTACGAGAAAGGTTCGGAAGTCACCCGCATGATCGCGACCATCCTTGGGCGCGAGGCCTTCAAGCGGGGCATGGACCTTTATTTCGACCGTCATGACGGTCAGGCCGTCACGATCGAAGACTTCGTGAAGTGCTTCGAGGATGTTTCGGAACGCGATCTGACCCAGTTCTCGCGCTGGTATCACCAGGCCGGTACGCCCCTTGTGAGCGTCTCCACCGAGTTCGATGCCGAGCGGCAGGAGTTCAGCGTTTCCCTCGAACAGCTCGTACCGCCGACGCCGGGACAGGCGCGCAAGGAACCCATGCACATCCCGCTGAAGTTCGGCCTCATTCTGCCGAATGGAAACGAGGCAGAACTTGCCGGCGTGACGGGAGGAGAGGTGACGGACGACGTTCTGCATCTGACGGAACGGAGCCAGACCTTCACATTCGCGAATGTTCCTGCCCGCCCTGTCCTGTCGCTCAACCGCGGCTTCTCGGCACCGATCAATGTCGACTACACGCTGCCAGCCGAGGACCTCGCGCAGATTGCCGTCCACGATCGCGATCTCTTTGCACGCTGGCAGGCACTGAACAGCCTGGCGCTGCCGGAACTGACCGGCGCGGTCAAGGCTGTTCGCAGTGGCGTTGCACCCACATTCAATCCCGCCTTCATCGCTGCCCTGCTTGCGGCTGCGGCGGACGAAGATCTCGAGCCCGCCTTCCGCGCGCAGGCGCTCGCGCTGCCGAGCGAGAGCGACATCGCCCGTGAAGTCGGCTCCAACAACGATCCCGACGCCAATCTGGTTGCGCGGCTTGGCGTGCTCAACGCAATCGGACTGACGGGACGAAAGATCTTCTCAAACCTTTTCGATACGATGGCGTCCACGGGCCCCTTCAAGCCGGATGCCGCCAGCGCCGGCAAGCGCGCCTTGCGCAATACGGCGCTCACCTATCTTTCCTTTGCCGACAATGACCCTGCACTGGCGCGCCAGGCCTTCGACAGGGCCGACAACATGACCGATCTCAGCCACGCGCTGACGGTGCTGACGCATCACTATCCCGACAGTGCCGAGACGGCCGAGGCGCTGGAAATCTTCGCCTCCCGCTTCGAAGGCAATCCGCTTGTCCTCGACAAGTGGTTCGCGATTCAGGCGACCACGCCGGGACCCGATGCACTCGATCGGGTCAAGATGCTGATGGACAGCCCGCGTTTCAACGCCGGCAATCCCAATCGCGTGCGCGCGCTGATCGGCACATTCGCCTTCTCCAACCTGTCCGGCTTTGCGCGAGCGGATGGTGAGGGGTTTAACTTCCTCGCGGCGCAGGTCCTGGACATCGATGCCCGCAATCCACAACTGGCCGCACGCCTGCTGACCTCGATGCGGTCGTGGCGCATGCTTGAGCCACACCGCGCCGGCCATGCCAGGCGCGCACTGGCTCAGATCGATGCCTCGCCCTCGCTTTCCGTTGACGTGCGCGATATTGCCGAGCGCATGCTGAAGGACGACTGAGAGCGGAAAAATCCGGTGCAAAAGTTCAACGCCCGCAAAAAGTGATTTGCGGGCGTTTTGAATCCTGTGCGTGCATTGCAAAATTTCCATCCGCCACGAGCTACCCCGGTTTTCGTACGCAGCGTGAAATCTCACGCGATTTCATATGGTTAAAAAAGAGTTACGATTTCCTCTGGACAAGGGGAATCAGCTTTGATTCACTAGAATCACTTCGGGCACGGCGGCCCGAATCACCTGCGATCAAATGTCGGACATTGGTACCGGCGACAAGCAGGGAAGAATGACATCCGGCACTTTCACGCGATGCGGGCGTGGGGCGGGTGTTCAAGGACAGGAACGGGGAATTATGGCGGACGCGCAACGGGGGAGCGTAGCCGATGGTCGGCTGCGTTTAAAGTTTCCGGGAGTGGGTGCAATGCGGCATTCGTTCCAGGTTCCGGGCAGGTCTCCGAGCCATGCGTCGGGGCGTAGCGCCTTTACCACCGGGCGGCAGAGCGGGCGTCTGGAGCCGATCCTCAAACGGTCGATCCCCGTCCTCATCGTCGCATTCCTGATCGTCGTGGCGGCGTCGCGCGTCATGGGTATCTATCTTGAGCGCGATCGGCTGGAGAATGCCGTGCGCCAAACGACCATCCTCTCCGTTGCTGCCGCATCGGCAGCCCTTGCAGAACACGTCGATTTTTTCAGATCGGGCGATCGCGCCAAGGCGGAAGCCCTTCTCAATCGCTTTTTGCCGCAGGAACGGCTGCCGGATGCGGGTTTCGTGCTGCTGGTGCAGCGCTCCGGCCAGGTTTTTGCGGCGTCGCCCGGGGGCATGACCTTCATCGGCCGTTCGCTCTCCTCCGTCGCGCCCGATGCGCGCATGACCAGTGCTTTCGGCGATCGGGCCGGCACGTTCCACGCGGAACTCGGCGGGCAGGACCATTACATGGCGATCGCTGCCCTGCCCGATGATGCGGGTTATATTCTGGTCGCCAATTCCATGGCAGATGTCGACGAGCGCTGGCGCGACGAGGTGTCGCTGAACGTGACCCTCTTTGCCGGCATCACGTCGATCCTGCTTGTAATTCTCATCGCCTACTATGCGCAGGTCAAACGGACCCGCGATGCAGACCAGGTCTTCGTCGAATCGAATATGCGCGTGGAGACGGCTCTGTCGCGCGGCCGCTGCGGCCTTTGGGATTTCGATATGCAGAACCGGACGCTGTTCTGGTCGCGCTCCATGTATGAGATGCTGGGTTTGCCGCCGGCTGCGGCGATGCTGAGCTTCGGCGATGCGGCACGCCTCATGCATCCTGATGACGGCAGCGTCTATTCTCTCGCACGCTCCATCATTCGCGGCGAATCCAGGCAAGTCGATCGCGTCTTTCGCATGCGCCATGCCGATGGCCATTATGTCTGGATGCGCGCCCGCGCTCAGATGATCCGCACCGCCTCGGGCCGTGATCGGCTCATCGGCATCGCGATGGATGTCAGCGAACAGCATCGTTTGGCCGAGCGCTATGCCGAGGCGGACCAACGGCTCGCAGACGCCATCGAATC
It includes:
- a CDS encoding aminopeptidase N, with the protein product MRTETGQVFSLADYKPTDFILERIDLTFELHPLETKVTARSLFHRRSGAALNAPLVLDGDELIMTSLLLDGIDLARDRYEENGQQLIITGLPEEIAFEITVETVLAPANNTQLMGLYRSNGVYCTQCEAEGFRRITYAYDRPDALGVYTVHIIADKATCPVMLSNGNCIGKAGYGEGKHFASWFDPHPKPSYLFALVAGDLGVVEDTFTTMSGREVALKIYVEHGKEPRAAYAMDALKRSMRWDEEVFGREYDLDIFMIVAVSDFNMGAMENKGLNIFNDKYVLADPETATDADFANIEAIIAHEYFHNWTGNRITCRDWFQLCLKEGLTVYRDHEFSADQRSRAVKRIAEVRHLKSEQFPEDAGPLAHPVRPTRYKEINNFYTSTVYEKGSEVTRMIATILGREAFKRGMDLYFDRHDGQAVTIEDFVKCFEDVSERDLTQFSRWYHQAGTPLVSVSTEFDAERQEFSVSLEQLVPPTPGQARKEPMHIPLKFGLILPNGNEAELAGVTGGEVTDDVLHLTERSQTFTFANVPARPVLSLNRGFSAPINVDYTLPAEDLAQIAVHDRDLFARWQALNSLALPELTGAVKAVRSGVAPTFNPAFIAALLAAAADEDLEPAFRAQALALPSESDIAREVGSNNDPDANLVARLGVLNAIGLTGRKIFSNLFDTMASTGPFKPDAASAGKRALRNTALTYLSFADNDPALARQAFDRADNMTDLSHALTVLTHHYPDSAETAEALEIFASRFEGNPLVLDKWFAIQATTPGPDALDRVKMLMDSPRFNAGNPNRVRALIGTFAFSNLSGFARADGEGFNFLAAQVLDIDARNPQLAARLLTSMRSWRMLEPHRAGHARRALAQIDASPSLSVDVRDIAERMLKDD